One window of Phycisphaeraceae bacterium genomic DNA carries:
- the fliE gene encoding flagellar hook-basal body complex protein FliE, translating to MSDPLGLIRGGDGFVGRAAPNGNALPGAAQGKPESGPSFRDVLMRNIEQVNELQKDATLAIEQLQTGERQDVEGVILATHKADLAFRALQSVRNRMMDALEEVKQMRV from the coding sequence GTGTCTGATCCACTTGGACTGATCCGCGGGGGTGACGGGTTTGTCGGCCGTGCGGCACCGAACGGGAATGCTCTTCCCGGTGCGGCGCAGGGCAAGCCGGAGTCCGGTCCGTCATTCCGTGATGTTCTGATGCGCAACATCGAGCAGGTCAATGAGTTGCAGAAGGACGCGACGCTCGCGATCGAGCAGTTGCAGACCGGAGAGCGGCAGGATGTCGAGGGCGTGATCCTGGCGACGCACAAGGCCGATCTGGCGTTTCGGGCGCTTCAGAGCGTGCGGAACCGGATGATGGATGCGCTGGAAGAAGTGAAGCAGATGCGCGTCTGA
- a CDS encoding sigma-54-dependent Fis family transcriptional regulator, translating to MSMVLVVDDKEMMRDSVAGTLERAGFEVATATDGAAALEMIARRRPAAVVTDLRMPGLSGIELIERIRAIDEELPIVLMTAFGTIETAVKAMRVGAFDYLTKPFEGDELVVAIKRAVQHAGVVRENAVLRVASGRADGQIEYSGLERLIGSSAAMRRVKEQVMAVASSHGNVLICGESGTGKEVVSTAIHEISPRAGRPMLAVNCAALSESLLESELFGHERGAFTGADRMRKGRFELADGGTLLLDEISEVSPSVQAKLLRVLQERAFERVGSSITIGVDVRVVATSNRDLPRSVSAGQFRQDLFFRLNVLPIHLPPLRDRAEDVPELAEHFVDEICLRDGRQSMGFEPDAMALLCSYSWPGNVRELQNICERAVVIWAATGGGSVEMPASLIEPWLLGGLVAPAPSMPGSASALIGTGIGSGLGQNGYSRPERLVEGKPTGIELDGLKLEEIERMAILRTLGKHDGHRLKTAKELGIGVRTLGLKIKKWKEEKIVAETL from the coding sequence ATGAGCATGGTTCTGGTCGTTGATGACAAGGAGATGATGCGCGACAGCGTCGCGGGGACTCTCGAGCGGGCGGGGTTCGAGGTGGCGACGGCCACGGACGGGGCCGCTGCGCTGGAGATGATCGCTCGCCGACGTCCTGCTGCGGTCGTGACGGACCTTCGGATGCCCGGGCTGAGCGGGATCGAGCTGATCGAGCGGATACGAGCGATCGATGAGGAGCTGCCGATCGTGCTCATGACCGCTTTCGGCACGATCGAGACGGCTGTTAAGGCGATGCGGGTCGGCGCGTTCGACTACCTGACCAAGCCATTCGAGGGAGATGAGCTGGTTGTCGCGATCAAGCGAGCGGTGCAGCACGCCGGTGTCGTCCGCGAGAACGCCGTGCTTCGCGTGGCGAGCGGGCGAGCGGACGGGCAGATCGAGTACTCCGGGCTTGAGCGATTGATCGGGTCGTCGGCAGCGATGCGCCGGGTCAAAGAGCAGGTGATGGCTGTGGCTTCTTCGCATGGGAACGTGCTGATCTGCGGGGAATCTGGCACGGGCAAGGAGGTCGTTTCGACGGCGATCCACGAGATCTCGCCCCGGGCGGGGAGGCCGATGCTCGCCGTGAACTGTGCCGCGCTGTCCGAGTCGCTTCTGGAGAGTGAGCTCTTCGGTCACGAGCGTGGCGCGTTCACTGGCGCGGACCGGATGCGGAAGGGGAGGTTCGAGCTTGCGGACGGGGGCACGCTCCTGCTTGATGAGATCAGCGAGGTGAGCCCCAGCGTGCAGGCGAAGTTGCTGCGCGTGTTGCAGGAGCGGGCGTTCGAGCGGGTGGGGTCTTCGATCACGATCGGCGTTGACGTGCGGGTCGTGGCGACGAGCAACCGGGATCTGCCCCGGTCGGTCTCGGCAGGCCAGTTCCGCCAGGATCTGTTCTTCCGGTTGAATGTGCTGCCGATCCATCTGCCGCCGCTGCGGGATCGCGCGGAGGACGTCCCTGAGCTGGCTGAGCATTTTGTTGATGAGATCTGTCTGAGAGATGGTCGCCAATCGATGGGCTTCGAGCCCGACGCGATGGCGCTTCTGTGTTCGTACTCGTGGCCCGGGAATGTGCGCGAACTCCAGAACATCTGTGAGCGCGCGGTTGTGATCTGGGCTGCGACGGGTGGCGGTAGTGTTGAGATGCCCGCGTCGCTCATCGAGCCGTGGCTGCTCGGTGGGCTTGTGGCTCCGGCTCCGAGCATGCCCGGGTCGGCGAGTGCGCTGATCGGTACCGGAATCGGATCTGGTTTGGGTCAGAATGGATACTCCCGTCCTGAACGCTTGGTTGAGGGGAAGCCGACTGGGATCGAGCTGGACGGGCTGAAGCTGGAAGAGATCGAGCGGATGGCGATTCTGCGAACGCTGGGGAAGCACGATGGCCACCGGCTCAAGACGGCAAAGGAGCTCGGGATTGGCGTGCGGACACTCGGGCTCAAGATCAAGAAGTGGAAGGAAGAGAAGATCGTCGCCGAGACGCTGTAA
- the flgN gene encoding flagellar export chaperone FlgN: MTRSSGAIGDNWRERLVALVERQSALYASLDALSQHQTTLVEAGDAQGVLEVLQSRQGLLDELATIAEEQRPLRERWANSLSTIDAQTRERMAQRVRAIERLAAEISERDERDRELLAAQRDGIATALSTVGVTRRAVTAYGVSPEPGARFQDREG, encoded by the coding sequence ATGACGCGATCGAGCGGAGCGATCGGAGACAACTGGCGTGAGCGGCTCGTCGCCTTGGTTGAGCGGCAGAGCGCGCTGTACGCCTCTCTTGATGCGCTCTCCCAGCACCAGACCACGCTTGTTGAGGCGGGGGACGCGCAGGGCGTGCTCGAGGTTCTGCAATCGCGTCAGGGGCTGCTGGATGAGTTGGCCACGATCGCGGAGGAGCAGCGTCCACTGCGCGAACGGTGGGCGAATTCGCTTTCCACGATCGATGCACAGACACGCGAGCGGATGGCCCAGCGGGTTCGCGCGATCGAGCGGCTGGCGGCGGAGATCAGCGAGAGAGACGAGCGAGATCGTGAGTTGCTCGCGGCTCAGCGGGATGGGATCGCGACCGCGTTATCAACTGTCGGCGTGACCCGGCGCGCGGTCACGGCGTATGGGGTGAGTCCCGAGCCAGGTGCTCGGTTCCAGGATCGCGAGGGATGA
- the flgC gene encoding flagellar basal body rod protein FlgC has protein sequence MYGALDISTSGMVAERTRFASIAANIANRDTLVDADGKYNPYRRRQAMFAPGDPAASTPEGRKLGVHVAKIMVNDDALIEKHDPAHPFADERGYVKVPDINPIVEQLNAMEAVRSYEANVQAAEATKSMLMQALRLLA, from the coding sequence GTGTACGGAGCGCTTGACATCTCGACCAGCGGCATGGTGGCGGAGCGGACGCGATTCGCGTCGATCGCCGCGAATATCGCCAATCGCGACACGCTCGTCGATGCGGACGGGAAGTACAACCCGTATCGGCGTCGCCAGGCCATGTTTGCGCCGGGGGATCCGGCGGCGAGCACACCGGAAGGACGGAAGCTCGGCGTGCACGTGGCGAAGATCATGGTGAATGACGATGCGCTGATCGAGAAGCACGATCCGGCGCATCCTTTCGCGGATGAGCGCGGCTATGTGAAGGTGCCGGATATCAATCCGATCGTGGAGCAGTTGAACGCGATGGAGGCGGTGCGGTCGTATGAGGCGAACGTTCAGGCCGCGGAGGCGACCAAGTCGATGCTGATGCAGGCGCTCCGGCTGCTTGCGTGA
- the fliG gene encoding flagellar motor switch protein FliG: protein MARKPHDKLPSDPAELEGLTKAAILLLTIGPEQAAAMLKSLPAETVEEVTRELAGLGRVPDALQSAVVEEFYNLTMAQRFVNEGSLDYAKQVLAQSLDPKQAERVLAQIQTQVQKTPFSFLQRAETDNLLTFIQDEHPQTIALITCHLPHHKAAEIIGGLPVQKQIEVIKRIANMEQTNPEVIREVEKGLESRLASMLTQSMEKAGGVPTVAEILNLADRSTEKSIMEGLEADDPDLVEQIRRLMFVFEDILMVNDKGIQAVLKEVENSELALALKTASEELKQKIFGNMSERAASMIKEDMEYMGPVRVSDVESAQQRIVDVVRRLEESGEVAISGRGESEMMV, encoded by the coding sequence ATGGCGCGGAAGCCACATGACAAACTGCCGAGCGACCCGGCGGAGTTGGAAGGCCTGACGAAGGCCGCGATCCTGCTTTTGACGATCGGTCCGGAGCAGGCGGCGGCGATGCTCAAGTCGCTTCCGGCGGAGACTGTCGAGGAGGTCACGCGCGAGCTTGCGGGTCTCGGGCGTGTGCCGGATGCGCTCCAGTCGGCTGTGGTGGAGGAGTTCTACAACCTGACGATGGCGCAGCGGTTCGTGAACGAGGGGAGTCTGGATTACGCGAAGCAGGTGCTTGCCCAGTCGCTCGATCCGAAGCAGGCAGAGAGGGTGCTTGCCCAGATCCAGACGCAGGTGCAGAAGACACCGTTCAGCTTCCTGCAGCGCGCCGAGACGGACAACCTCTTGACGTTCATTCAGGATGAGCACCCGCAGACGATCGCGCTGATCACATGCCATCTTCCGCATCACAAGGCGGCGGAGATCATCGGCGGGTTGCCGGTGCAGAAGCAGATCGAGGTGATCAAGCGGATCGCGAACATGGAGCAGACCAATCCCGAGGTCATCCGCGAGGTGGAGAAGGGGCTGGAGAGCCGCCTGGCGAGCATGCTGACACAGTCGATGGAGAAGGCGGGTGGTGTGCCGACTGTTGCGGAGATCCTGAATCTCGCCGATCGCTCGACAGAGAAATCGATCATGGAGGGTCTCGAGGCGGACGATCCGGATCTGGTGGAACAGATCAGGCGGTTGATGTTCGTGTTCGAGGACATCCTCATGGTCAACGACAAGGGGATCCAGGCCGTTCTGAAGGAGGTCGAGAACAGCGAGCTTGCGTTGGCGCTGAAGACCGCGAGCGAGGAGTTGAAGCAGAAGATCTTCGGCAACATGTCCGAGCGTGCGGCATCGATGATCAAGGAAGACATGGAGTACATGGGTCCTGTGCGCGTGAGCGATGTCGAATCGGCGCAGCAGCGGATCGTCGATGTCGTCAGGCGTCTGGAAGAGTCCGGAGAGGTCGCGATCTCTGGGCGCGGTGAGAGCGAGATGATGGTCTGA